A single Mus caroli chromosome 15, CAROLI_EIJ_v1.1, whole genome shotgun sequence DNA region contains:
- the Puf60 gene encoding poly(U)-binding-splicing factor PUF60 isoform X2, with amino-acid sequence MATATIALVNGQQGGGSEPAAAAAAAAAAVVAAGDKWKPPQGTESIKMENGQSTGTKLGLPPLTPEQQEALQKAKKYAMEQSIKSVLVKQTIAHQQQQLTNLQMAAVTMGFGDPLSPLQSMAAQRQRALAIMCRVYVGSIYYELGEDTIRQAFAPFGPIKSIDMSWDSVTMKHKGFAFVEYEVPEAAQLALEQMNSVMLGGRNIKVGRPSNIGQAQPIIDQLAEEARAFNRIYVASVHQDLSDDDIKSVFEAFGKIKSCTLARDPTTGKHKGYGFIEYEKAQSSQDAVSSMNLFDLGGQYLRVGKAVTPPMPLLTPATPGGLPPAAAVAAAAATAKITAQEAVAGAAVLGTLATPGLVSPALTLAQPLGALPQAVMAAQAPGVITGVTPARPPIPVTIPSVGVVNPILASPPTLGLLEPKKEKEEEELFPESERPEMLSEQEHMSISGSSARHMVMQKLLRKQESTVMVLRNMVDPKDIDDDLEGEVTEECGKFGAVNRVIIYQEKQGEEEDAEIIVKIFVEFSMASETHKAIQALNGRWFGGRKVVAEVYDQERFDNSDLSA; translated from the exons GTCAATGGCCAACAAGGAGGAGGGTCGGAGCCAGCAGCAGCGGctgcagcggcggcggcggcagtggtggcagcaggagACAAATGGAAACCTCCACAG GGCACAGAATCCATCAAGATGGAAAATGGACAAAGCACAGGCACCAAGCTGGGGCTGCCTCCCCTGACGCCCGAGCAGCAGGAGGCCCTCCAGAAG GCCAAGAAATATGCAATGGAGCAGAGCATCAAGAGTGTGCTGGTGAAACAGACCATCgcgcaccagcagcagcagctcaccAACCTGCAG ATGGCAGCAGTGACAATGGGCTTTGGAGATCCTCTCTCACCTTTGCAATCG ATGGCAGCTCAACGGCAGCGGGCACTGGCTATCATGTGCCGGGTCTATGTGGGTTCCATCTACTATGAGCTGGGAGAAGACACTATTCGCCAGGCCTTTGCTCCCTTTGGCCCCATCAAGAGCATTGATATGTCCTGGGACTCCGTTACCATGAAGCATAAG GGCTTTGCCTTCGTGGAGTACGAGGTCCCAGAAGCTGCACAGCTGGCTTTGGAGCAGATGAACTCTGTGATGCTTGGGGGCAGGAACATCAAG gtgggaagacccagcaACATTGGACAAGCCCAACCCATCATAGACCAGCTGGCTGAGGAGGCTAGGGCTTTCAACCGAATATATGTGGCCTCTGTACATCAAGACCTGTCTGATGATGACATCAAGAGTGTATTTGAAGCCTTTGGCAAGATCAAGTCTTGTACGCTGGCCCGGGACCCCACAACTGGCAAGCACAAGGGCTATGGTTTTATCG AATATGAGAAGGCCCAGTCGTCCCAGGATGCTGTGTCCTCCATGAACCTCTTTGATCTGGGTGGCCAGTACTTGAGGGTGGGCAAGGCCGTCACACCCCCCATGCCCCTGCTAACACCTGCCACGCCTGGAGGTCTCCcgcctgctgctgctgtggccgCAGCTGCAGCCACGGCCAAGATTACAGCTCAG GAAGCAGTGGCTGGAGCAGCAGTGCTGGGTACTTTAGCCACACCAGGACTAGTGTCCCCAGCACTGACACTGGCCCAGCCCTTAGGGGCCCTACCCCAGGCTGTCATGGCTGCCCAGGCCCCTGGAGTCATCACAG GTGTGACACCAGCCCGCCCTCCTATTCCTGTCACCATCCCCTCTGTGGGAGTAGTGAACCCCATTCTCGCCAGCCCACCAACTTTGGGTCTGTTGGAGcccaagaaggagaaggaagaggaggagctgtTTCCTGAGTCAGAGCGGCCAGAGATGTTGAGTGAGCAGGAGCACATGAGCATCTCGGGCAGCAGTGCTCGCCACATGGTCATGCAAAAGCTACTCAGAAAACAGGAG TCTACAGTGATGGTTCTCCGAAACATGGTGGACCCCAAGGACATTGATGACGACCTGGAGGGAGAGGTGACAGAGGAGTGTGGCAAATTTGGTGCTGTGAACCGGGTCATTATCTATCAAGAAAAACAGGGCGAAGAGGAAGATGCAGAAATCATCGTCAAGATTTTTGTGGAGTTCTCCATGGCCTCAGAGACTCACAAGGCCATCCAGGCCCTCAATGGGCGCTGGTTTGGTGGTCGCAAGGTGGTGGCTGAAGTGTATGACCAGGAGCGTTTTGATAACAGCGACCTCTCCGCGTGA
- the Puf60 gene encoding poly(U)-binding-splicing factor PUF60 isoform X3: protein MQVNGQQGGGSEPAAAAAAAAAAVVAAGDKWKPPQGTESIKMENGQSTGTKLGLPPLTPEQQEALQKAKKYAMEQSIKSVLVKQTIAHQQQQLTNLQMAAVTMGFGDPLSPLQSMAAQRQRALAIMCRVYVGSIYYELGEDTIRQAFAPFGPIKSIDMSWDSVTMKHKGFAFVEYEVPEAAQLALEQMNSVMLGGRNIKVGRPSNIGQAQPIIDQLAEEARAFNRIYVASVHQDLSDDDIKSVFEAFGKIKSCTLARDPTTGKHKGYGFIEYEKAQSSQDAVSSMNLFDLGGQYLRVGKAVTPPMPLLTPATPGGLPPAAAVAAAAATAKITAQEAVAGAAVLGTLATPGLVSPALTLAQPLGALPQAVMAAQAPGVITGVTPARPPIPVTIPSVGVVNPILASPPTLGLLEPKKEKEEEELFPESERPEMLSEQEHMSISGSSARHMVMQKLLRKQESTVMVLRNMVDPKDIDDDLEGEVTEECGKFGAVNRVIIYQEKQGEEEDAEIIVKIFVEFSMASETHKAIQALNGRWFGGRKVVAEVYDQERFDNSDLSA from the exons CAGGTCAATGGCCAACAAGGAGGAGGGTCGGAGCCAGCAGCAGCGGctgcagcggcggcggcggcagtggtggcagcaggagACAAATGGAAACCTCCACAG GGCACAGAATCCATCAAGATGGAAAATGGACAAAGCACAGGCACCAAGCTGGGGCTGCCTCCCCTGACGCCCGAGCAGCAGGAGGCCCTCCAGAAG GCCAAGAAATATGCAATGGAGCAGAGCATCAAGAGTGTGCTGGTGAAACAGACCATCgcgcaccagcagcagcagctcaccAACCTGCAG ATGGCAGCAGTGACAATGGGCTTTGGAGATCCTCTCTCACCTTTGCAATCG ATGGCAGCTCAACGGCAGCGGGCACTGGCTATCATGTGCCGGGTCTATGTGGGTTCCATCTACTATGAGCTGGGAGAAGACACTATTCGCCAGGCCTTTGCTCCCTTTGGCCCCATCAAGAGCATTGATATGTCCTGGGACTCCGTTACCATGAAGCATAAG GGCTTTGCCTTCGTGGAGTACGAGGTCCCAGAAGCTGCACAGCTGGCTTTGGAGCAGATGAACTCTGTGATGCTTGGGGGCAGGAACATCAAG gtgggaagacccagcaACATTGGACAAGCCCAACCCATCATAGACCAGCTGGCTGAGGAGGCTAGGGCTTTCAACCGAATATATGTGGCCTCTGTACATCAAGACCTGTCTGATGATGACATCAAGAGTGTATTTGAAGCCTTTGGCAAGATCAAGTCTTGTACGCTGGCCCGGGACCCCACAACTGGCAAGCACAAGGGCTATGGTTTTATCG AATATGAGAAGGCCCAGTCGTCCCAGGATGCTGTGTCCTCCATGAACCTCTTTGATCTGGGTGGCCAGTACTTGAGGGTGGGCAAGGCCGTCACACCCCCCATGCCCCTGCTAACACCTGCCACGCCTGGAGGTCTCCcgcctgctgctgctgtggccgCAGCTGCAGCCACGGCCAAGATTACAGCTCAG GAAGCAGTGGCTGGAGCAGCAGTGCTGGGTACTTTAGCCACACCAGGACTAGTGTCCCCAGCACTGACACTGGCCCAGCCCTTAGGGGCCCTACCCCAGGCTGTCATGGCTGCCCAGGCCCCTGGAGTCATCACAG GTGTGACACCAGCCCGCCCTCCTATTCCTGTCACCATCCCCTCTGTGGGAGTAGTGAACCCCATTCTCGCCAGCCCACCAACTTTGGGTCTGTTGGAGcccaagaaggagaaggaagaggaggagctgtTTCCTGAGTCAGAGCGGCCAGAGATGTTGAGTGAGCAGGAGCACATGAGCATCTCGGGCAGCAGTGCTCGCCACATGGTCATGCAAAAGCTACTCAGAAAACAGGAG TCTACAGTGATGGTTCTCCGAAACATGGTGGACCCCAAGGACATTGATGACGACCTGGAGGGAGAGGTGACAGAGGAGTGTGGCAAATTTGGTGCTGTGAACCGGGTCATTATCTATCAAGAAAAACAGGGCGAAGAGGAAGATGCAGAAATCATCGTCAAGATTTTTGTGGAGTTCTCCATGGCCTCAGAGACTCACAAGGCCATCCAGGCCCTCAATGGGCGCTGGTTTGGTGGTCGCAAGGTGGTGGCTGAAGTGTATGACCAGGAGCGTTTTGATAACAGCGACCTCTCCGCGTGA
- the Puf60 gene encoding poly(U)-binding-splicing factor PUF60 isoform X4 produces MATATIALQVNGQQGGGSEPAAAAAAAAAAVVAAGDKWKPPQGTESIKMENGQSTGTKLGLPPLTPEQQEALQKAKKYAMEQSIKSVLVKQTIAHQQQQLTNLQMAAQRQRALAIMCRVYVGSIYYELGEDTIRQAFAPFGPIKSIDMSWDSVTMKHKGFAFVEYEVPEAAQLALEQMNSVMLGGRNIKVGRPSNIGQAQPIIDQLAEEARAFNRIYVASVHQDLSDDDIKSVFEAFGKIKSCTLARDPTTGKHKGYGFIEYEKAQSSQDAVSSMNLFDLGGQYLRVGKAVTPPMPLLTPATPGGLPPAAAVAAAAATAKITAQEAVAGAAVLGTLATPGLVSPALTLAQPLGALPQAVMAAQAPGVITGVTPARPPIPVTIPSVGVVNPILASPPTLGLLEPKKEKEEEELFPESERPEMLSEQEHMSISGSSARHMVMQKLLRKQESTVMVLRNMVDPKDIDDDLEGEVTEECGKFGAVNRVIIYQEKQGEEEDAEIIVKIFVEFSMASETHKAIQALNGRWFGGRKVVAEVYDQERFDNSDLSA; encoded by the exons CAGGTCAATGGCCAACAAGGAGGAGGGTCGGAGCCAGCAGCAGCGGctgcagcggcggcggcggcagtggtggcagcaggagACAAATGGAAACCTCCACAG GGCACAGAATCCATCAAGATGGAAAATGGACAAAGCACAGGCACCAAGCTGGGGCTGCCTCCCCTGACGCCCGAGCAGCAGGAGGCCCTCCAGAAG GCCAAGAAATATGCAATGGAGCAGAGCATCAAGAGTGTGCTGGTGAAACAGACCATCgcgcaccagcagcagcagctcaccAACCTGCAG ATGGCAGCTCAACGGCAGCGGGCACTGGCTATCATGTGCCGGGTCTATGTGGGTTCCATCTACTATGAGCTGGGAGAAGACACTATTCGCCAGGCCTTTGCTCCCTTTGGCCCCATCAAGAGCATTGATATGTCCTGGGACTCCGTTACCATGAAGCATAAG GGCTTTGCCTTCGTGGAGTACGAGGTCCCAGAAGCTGCACAGCTGGCTTTGGAGCAGATGAACTCTGTGATGCTTGGGGGCAGGAACATCAAG gtgggaagacccagcaACATTGGACAAGCCCAACCCATCATAGACCAGCTGGCTGAGGAGGCTAGGGCTTTCAACCGAATATATGTGGCCTCTGTACATCAAGACCTGTCTGATGATGACATCAAGAGTGTATTTGAAGCCTTTGGCAAGATCAAGTCTTGTACGCTGGCCCGGGACCCCACAACTGGCAAGCACAAGGGCTATGGTTTTATCG AATATGAGAAGGCCCAGTCGTCCCAGGATGCTGTGTCCTCCATGAACCTCTTTGATCTGGGTGGCCAGTACTTGAGGGTGGGCAAGGCCGTCACACCCCCCATGCCCCTGCTAACACCTGCCACGCCTGGAGGTCTCCcgcctgctgctgctgtggccgCAGCTGCAGCCACGGCCAAGATTACAGCTCAG GAAGCAGTGGCTGGAGCAGCAGTGCTGGGTACTTTAGCCACACCAGGACTAGTGTCCCCAGCACTGACACTGGCCCAGCCCTTAGGGGCCCTACCCCAGGCTGTCATGGCTGCCCAGGCCCCTGGAGTCATCACAG GTGTGACACCAGCCCGCCCTCCTATTCCTGTCACCATCCCCTCTGTGGGAGTAGTGAACCCCATTCTCGCCAGCCCACCAACTTTGGGTCTGTTGGAGcccaagaaggagaaggaagaggaggagctgtTTCCTGAGTCAGAGCGGCCAGAGATGTTGAGTGAGCAGGAGCACATGAGCATCTCGGGCAGCAGTGCTCGCCACATGGTCATGCAAAAGCTACTCAGAAAACAGGAG TCTACAGTGATGGTTCTCCGAAACATGGTGGACCCCAAGGACATTGATGACGACCTGGAGGGAGAGGTGACAGAGGAGTGTGGCAAATTTGGTGCTGTGAACCGGGTCATTATCTATCAAGAAAAACAGGGCGAAGAGGAAGATGCAGAAATCATCGTCAAGATTTTTGTGGAGTTCTCCATGGCCTCAGAGACTCACAAGGCCATCCAGGCCCTCAATGGGCGCTGGTTTGGTGGTCGCAAGGTGGTGGCTGAAGTGTATGACCAGGAGCGTTTTGATAACAGCGACCTCTCCGCGTGA
- the Puf60 gene encoding poly(U)-binding-splicing factor PUF60 isoform X1, giving the protein MATATIALQVNGQQGGGSEPAAAAAAAAAAVVAAGDKWKPPQGTESIKMENGQSTGTKLGLPPLTPEQQEALQKAKKYAMEQSIKSVLVKQTIAHQQQQLTNLQMAAVTMGFGDPLSPLQSMAAQRQRALAIMCRVYVGSIYYELGEDTIRQAFAPFGPIKSIDMSWDSVTMKHKGFAFVEYEVPEAAQLALEQMNSVMLGGRNIKVGRPSNIGQAQPIIDQLAEEARAFNRIYVASVHQDLSDDDIKSVFEAFGKIKSCTLARDPTTGKHKGYGFIEYEKAQSSQDAVSSMNLFDLGGQYLRVGKAVTPPMPLLTPATPGGLPPAAAVAAAAATAKITAQEAVAGAAVLGTLATPGLVSPALTLAQPLGALPQAVMAAQAPGVITGVTPARPPIPVTIPSVGVVNPILASPPTLGLLEPKKEKEEEELFPESERPEMLSEQEHMSISGSSARHMVMQKLLRKQESTVMVLRNMVDPKDIDDDLEGEVTEECGKFGAVNRVIIYQEKQGEEEDAEIIVKIFVEFSMASETHKAIQALNGRWFGGRKVVAEVYDQERFDNSDLSA; this is encoded by the exons CAGGTCAATGGCCAACAAGGAGGAGGGTCGGAGCCAGCAGCAGCGGctgcagcggcggcggcggcagtggtggcagcaggagACAAATGGAAACCTCCACAG GGCACAGAATCCATCAAGATGGAAAATGGACAAAGCACAGGCACCAAGCTGGGGCTGCCTCCCCTGACGCCCGAGCAGCAGGAGGCCCTCCAGAAG GCCAAGAAATATGCAATGGAGCAGAGCATCAAGAGTGTGCTGGTGAAACAGACCATCgcgcaccagcagcagcagctcaccAACCTGCAG ATGGCAGCAGTGACAATGGGCTTTGGAGATCCTCTCTCACCTTTGCAATCG ATGGCAGCTCAACGGCAGCGGGCACTGGCTATCATGTGCCGGGTCTATGTGGGTTCCATCTACTATGAGCTGGGAGAAGACACTATTCGCCAGGCCTTTGCTCCCTTTGGCCCCATCAAGAGCATTGATATGTCCTGGGACTCCGTTACCATGAAGCATAAG GGCTTTGCCTTCGTGGAGTACGAGGTCCCAGAAGCTGCACAGCTGGCTTTGGAGCAGATGAACTCTGTGATGCTTGGGGGCAGGAACATCAAG gtgggaagacccagcaACATTGGACAAGCCCAACCCATCATAGACCAGCTGGCTGAGGAGGCTAGGGCTTTCAACCGAATATATGTGGCCTCTGTACATCAAGACCTGTCTGATGATGACATCAAGAGTGTATTTGAAGCCTTTGGCAAGATCAAGTCTTGTACGCTGGCCCGGGACCCCACAACTGGCAAGCACAAGGGCTATGGTTTTATCG AATATGAGAAGGCCCAGTCGTCCCAGGATGCTGTGTCCTCCATGAACCTCTTTGATCTGGGTGGCCAGTACTTGAGGGTGGGCAAGGCCGTCACACCCCCCATGCCCCTGCTAACACCTGCCACGCCTGGAGGTCTCCcgcctgctgctgctgtggccgCAGCTGCAGCCACGGCCAAGATTACAGCTCAG GAAGCAGTGGCTGGAGCAGCAGTGCTGGGTACTTTAGCCACACCAGGACTAGTGTCCCCAGCACTGACACTGGCCCAGCCCTTAGGGGCCCTACCCCAGGCTGTCATGGCTGCCCAGGCCCCTGGAGTCATCACAG GTGTGACACCAGCCCGCCCTCCTATTCCTGTCACCATCCCCTCTGTGGGAGTAGTGAACCCCATTCTCGCCAGCCCACCAACTTTGGGTCTGTTGGAGcccaagaaggagaaggaagaggaggagctgtTTCCTGAGTCAGAGCGGCCAGAGATGTTGAGTGAGCAGGAGCACATGAGCATCTCGGGCAGCAGTGCTCGCCACATGGTCATGCAAAAGCTACTCAGAAAACAGGAG TCTACAGTGATGGTTCTCCGAAACATGGTGGACCCCAAGGACATTGATGACGACCTGGAGGGAGAGGTGACAGAGGAGTGTGGCAAATTTGGTGCTGTGAACCGGGTCATTATCTATCAAGAAAAACAGGGCGAAGAGGAAGATGCAGAAATCATCGTCAAGATTTTTGTGGAGTTCTCCATGGCCTCAGAGACTCACAAGGCCATCCAGGCCCTCAATGGGCGCTGGTTTGGTGGTCGCAAGGTGGTGGCTGAAGTGTATGACCAGGAGCGTTTTGATAACAGCGACCTCTCCGCGTGA
- the Puf60 gene encoding poly(U)-binding-splicing factor PUF60 isoform X5 — MATATIALVNGQQGGGSEPAAAAAAAAAAVVAAGDKWKPPQGTESIKMENGQSTGTKLGLPPLTPEQQEALQKAKKYAMEQSIKSVLVKQTIAHQQQQLTNLQMAAQRQRALAIMCRVYVGSIYYELGEDTIRQAFAPFGPIKSIDMSWDSVTMKHKGFAFVEYEVPEAAQLALEQMNSVMLGGRNIKVGRPSNIGQAQPIIDQLAEEARAFNRIYVASVHQDLSDDDIKSVFEAFGKIKSCTLARDPTTGKHKGYGFIEYEKAQSSQDAVSSMNLFDLGGQYLRVGKAVTPPMPLLTPATPGGLPPAAAVAAAAATAKITAQEAVAGAAVLGTLATPGLVSPALTLAQPLGALPQAVMAAQAPGVITGVTPARPPIPVTIPSVGVVNPILASPPTLGLLEPKKEKEEEELFPESERPEMLSEQEHMSISGSSARHMVMQKLLRKQESTVMVLRNMVDPKDIDDDLEGEVTEECGKFGAVNRVIIYQEKQGEEEDAEIIVKIFVEFSMASETHKAIQALNGRWFGGRKVVAEVYDQERFDNSDLSA; from the exons GTCAATGGCCAACAAGGAGGAGGGTCGGAGCCAGCAGCAGCGGctgcagcggcggcggcggcagtggtggcagcaggagACAAATGGAAACCTCCACAG GGCACAGAATCCATCAAGATGGAAAATGGACAAAGCACAGGCACCAAGCTGGGGCTGCCTCCCCTGACGCCCGAGCAGCAGGAGGCCCTCCAGAAG GCCAAGAAATATGCAATGGAGCAGAGCATCAAGAGTGTGCTGGTGAAACAGACCATCgcgcaccagcagcagcagctcaccAACCTGCAG ATGGCAGCTCAACGGCAGCGGGCACTGGCTATCATGTGCCGGGTCTATGTGGGTTCCATCTACTATGAGCTGGGAGAAGACACTATTCGCCAGGCCTTTGCTCCCTTTGGCCCCATCAAGAGCATTGATATGTCCTGGGACTCCGTTACCATGAAGCATAAG GGCTTTGCCTTCGTGGAGTACGAGGTCCCAGAAGCTGCACAGCTGGCTTTGGAGCAGATGAACTCTGTGATGCTTGGGGGCAGGAACATCAAG gtgggaagacccagcaACATTGGACAAGCCCAACCCATCATAGACCAGCTGGCTGAGGAGGCTAGGGCTTTCAACCGAATATATGTGGCCTCTGTACATCAAGACCTGTCTGATGATGACATCAAGAGTGTATTTGAAGCCTTTGGCAAGATCAAGTCTTGTACGCTGGCCCGGGACCCCACAACTGGCAAGCACAAGGGCTATGGTTTTATCG AATATGAGAAGGCCCAGTCGTCCCAGGATGCTGTGTCCTCCATGAACCTCTTTGATCTGGGTGGCCAGTACTTGAGGGTGGGCAAGGCCGTCACACCCCCCATGCCCCTGCTAACACCTGCCACGCCTGGAGGTCTCCcgcctgctgctgctgtggccgCAGCTGCAGCCACGGCCAAGATTACAGCTCAG GAAGCAGTGGCTGGAGCAGCAGTGCTGGGTACTTTAGCCACACCAGGACTAGTGTCCCCAGCACTGACACTGGCCCAGCCCTTAGGGGCCCTACCCCAGGCTGTCATGGCTGCCCAGGCCCCTGGAGTCATCACAG GTGTGACACCAGCCCGCCCTCCTATTCCTGTCACCATCCCCTCTGTGGGAGTAGTGAACCCCATTCTCGCCAGCCCACCAACTTTGGGTCTGTTGGAGcccaagaaggagaaggaagaggaggagctgtTTCCTGAGTCAGAGCGGCCAGAGATGTTGAGTGAGCAGGAGCACATGAGCATCTCGGGCAGCAGTGCTCGCCACATGGTCATGCAAAAGCTACTCAGAAAACAGGAG TCTACAGTGATGGTTCTCCGAAACATGGTGGACCCCAAGGACATTGATGACGACCTGGAGGGAGAGGTGACAGAGGAGTGTGGCAAATTTGGTGCTGTGAACCGGGTCATTATCTATCAAGAAAAACAGGGCGAAGAGGAAGATGCAGAAATCATCGTCAAGATTTTTGTGGAGTTCTCCATGGCCTCAGAGACTCACAAGGCCATCCAGGCCCTCAATGGGCGCTGGTTTGGTGGTCGCAAGGTGGTGGCTGAAGTGTATGACCAGGAGCGTTTTGATAACAGCGACCTCTCCGCGTGA